In the Rubripirellula tenax genome, one interval contains:
- a CDS encoding DUF4912 domain-containing protein, whose amino-acid sequence MITTADLKAQTRRELADLARNYNVPGWHGMKKDELVEEIRKVQRRLRRKSTSSNSTSESKLASAKATTRKTPQKVSAKAKKASSPVASKTATSKPLDAKSATSKSATLKASASKRNAVASDAGKVETVAKQAARTTKSTSYKSDQQRLNKPVPKLPEPRIDPKTARIRAQMRKRRETMMKNKDLSTGMLVAGAAVNHGAQRTRGDEPHQDRVVLMVRDSFWLQATWEITRASVQRAQSSLAERWHTAMPVLRLLAVSEVDSNGAERTERDIPIHGGVNNWYIDVDEPPSRFRVAVGYVTSTGEFHTLCRSNVVETPQPNDCERLDEHWHDIAEDYERIYSLSGGYDTDAGDLKEVFEERLRRPMPIRGDKGQTVGDPSLLRQSQLPFEVDAELIIFGKTLPSASVLVSGRPVKLQPDGSFTVRMQLPDKRQVLPVTAESRDGLRQRTTVVAVERNTKVMEPVELEDRF is encoded by the coding sequence ATGATTACTACCGCAGACTTGAAGGCACAGACGCGTCGCGAGCTGGCGGATTTAGCCCGAAACTACAATGTGCCGGGCTGGCATGGCATGAAGAAAGACGAGTTGGTCGAGGAAATTCGTAAGGTCCAGCGACGGCTTCGACGTAAATCAACGTCGAGTAACAGCACCTCAGAATCAAAGCTCGCTTCCGCGAAGGCGACGACTCGGAAGACGCCTCAAAAGGTGTCTGCCAAGGCGAAAAAGGCCTCCAGTCCTGTCGCGTCCAAGACGGCAACATCGAAGCCTTTAGATGCGAAGTCAGCGACATCAAAATCGGCAACATTGAAGGCTTCCGCGTCGAAGCGAAACGCTGTCGCTTCGGATGCCGGCAAGGTTGAAACCGTCGCCAAGCAGGCCGCGCGAACAACGAAATCAACGTCCTACAAATCGGATCAGCAGCGGCTCAACAAGCCCGTGCCGAAGTTGCCCGAGCCGCGTATTGATCCGAAGACCGCTCGCATTCGCGCTCAAATGCGGAAGCGTCGCGAAACCATGATGAAGAACAAGGATCTGTCGACGGGAATGCTTGTTGCTGGTGCCGCGGTCAACCATGGTGCCCAGCGGACACGCGGCGACGAACCGCACCAGGACCGAGTCGTTCTGATGGTCCGCGATTCGTTCTGGTTGCAAGCGACTTGGGAAATCACGCGTGCAAGTGTCCAGCGGGCTCAGTCCTCGCTCGCCGAACGATGGCACACGGCGATGCCAGTACTGCGATTGTTGGCGGTCAGTGAGGTGGACTCCAACGGGGCTGAGCGGACCGAGCGTGACATTCCAATCCACGGTGGTGTCAACAACTGGTACATCGATGTCGACGAGCCACCGTCGCGGTTCCGCGTCGCGGTCGGTTATGTCACATCCACGGGCGAGTTTCATACCCTTTGCCGCAGCAATGTGGTCGAAACGCCTCAACCCAATGATTGCGAGCGTTTGGACGAACATTGGCATGACATCGCGGAAGATTACGAGCGGATCTACTCGCTCAGCGGTGGATACGACACCGACGCGGGTGACTTGAAAGAAGTCTTTGAAGAGCGGCTGCGAAGGCCGATGCCCATTCGCGGTGACAAGGGGCAAACCGTTGGCGATCCGTCGCTTCTTCGTCAGTCCCAATTGCCATTCGAAGTCGATGCTGAGTTGATCATTTTCGGAAAGACTCTGCCGTCGGCATCCGTTTTAGTTTCCGGTCGCCCGGTCAAGTTGCAGCCCGACGGTTCGTTTACCGTTCGTATGCAGCTGCCCGATAAGCGCCAGGTGTTGCCCGTCACCGCCGAAAGCCGCGACGGATTGCGTCAACGAACGACTGTTGTTGCCGTCGAACGCAATACGAAAGTCATGGAGCCGGTCGAATTAGAAGACCGTTTCTAA
- a CDS encoding AtpZ/AtpI family protein: MSAGLELSGVSLGMAAVGYGFDRYFDSSRPIATAIGLLIGFSFGMFRFIQRATSANDAS; this comes from the coding sequence GTGAGCGCCGGCTTAGAGCTGTCCGGTGTTTCGCTCGGCATGGCGGCCGTTGGTTATGGCTTCGATCGATACTTTGATTCATCGCGTCCAATCGCTACTGCGATCGGACTGCTGATCGGATTTTCGTTCGGCATGTTTCGTTTCATACAACGGGCGACCAGCGCCAACGATGCTTCCTAG
- the atpB gene encoding F0F1 ATP synthase subunit A, whose translation MNLLIAAADNPVTHVVPHALTKEPLFSIATGGGDIPALNIYDGVYNFHITNHLMMSAVAAIMVILVFWWVSRRVRVKGEGLTAYQTRGRVAQLFETMCTFIRDEVVRPNLHEKTDKYIYYIWTIFFFVLFANLLGLIPIGSIMYLISGDPHDMHYGGTATGNLSLNVILALGSFIAILYIGIKETGAKAFFAHFNPIGWDDPKMLAIGIPLYILEWIGLVIKCVVLAMRLFGTMMAGHLVIAAFIGLIFMAVKVSLGLGYGVQLAVIGGGIVLTLLELFICFLQAFIFTFLTVLFISQVATVHHHDDHSEDEHPFSDENQMDLDKLLSPERITPMHDPAG comes from the coding sequence ATGAATTTGCTGATTGCCGCCGCCGATAATCCTGTCACACACGTGGTGCCGCACGCGTTGACCAAAGAGCCGCTCTTCAGCATCGCGACGGGCGGTGGTGACATTCCGGCCTTGAACATTTATGACGGCGTGTACAATTTTCACATCACCAACCACCTGATGATGTCGGCCGTTGCCGCGATCATGGTGATCTTGGTTTTTTGGTGGGTATCACGTCGCGTGCGAGTCAAGGGCGAAGGCTTGACTGCCTATCAAACCCGGGGCCGCGTTGCTCAGCTTTTTGAAACCATGTGCACGTTCATTCGCGACGAAGTCGTGCGACCGAACCTGCATGAAAAAACTGATAAATACATCTACTACATCTGGACGATCTTCTTCTTCGTCCTGTTTGCAAACCTGCTTGGTTTGATTCCGATCGGATCGATCATGTACCTGATCAGCGGTGACCCTCATGATATGCATTATGGGGGCACGGCCACGGGGAACCTGTCGCTTAACGTCATCTTGGCGCTCGGAAGCTTCATCGCGATTCTCTACATCGGCATCAAAGAGACGGGTGCAAAAGCGTTCTTCGCGCACTTCAACCCGATCGGCTGGGATGATCCCAAGATGCTCGCGATCGGTATTCCGCTTTACATTTTGGAGTGGATCGGACTGGTCATCAAATGCGTCGTCCTTGCGATGCGATTATTCGGAACCATGATGGCCGGTCACTTGGTGATTGCGGCGTTCATCGGCTTGATTTTCATGGCCGTGAAGGTATCACTCGGACTCGGTTACGGAGTCCAGTTGGCTGTGATCGGTGGCGGCATCGTCTTGACTTTACTCGAGCTGTTCATTTGCTTCCTGCAAGCGTTCATCTTCACGTTCTTGACTGTGCTGTTCATTTCGCAGGTTGCGACTGTTCACCACCATGACGATCATTCTGAAGACGAGCATCCGTTTAGCGACGAAAATCAAATGGACCTCGACAAACTTCTGTCACCCGAACGCATCACGCCGATGCACGACCCGGCTGGCTAA
- the atpE gene encoding ATP synthase F0 subunit C: MLEMATLLAQATVDSGFGTLGVGIGMGLAIVGAGLGIGRIGGSAVEAISRQPEASGTIATQMLISAALIEGATVIALILLLIR; this comes from the coding sequence ATGTTAGAAATGGCAACGTTGTTGGCGCAGGCTACGGTTGACTCTGGTTTCGGCACCCTCGGTGTTGGTATCGGAATGGGTTTGGCAATCGTCGGTGCTGGTCTTGGCATCGGCAGAATCGGGGGCTCGGCTGTTGAAGCGATCTCGCGTCAACCCGAAGCCAGCGGAACCATCGCGACTCAAATGCTGATTTCGGCCGCACTGATCGAAGGTGCTACCGTTATCGCGTTGATCCTGTTGCTGATCCGCTAA
- the atpF gene encoding F0F1 ATP synthase subunit B: MLSAMGRLLVVMSLFLFVSLPSPPANADDAVKTAEADHDHDGHDHDGHDLANHDHDDGSVANAGHDSHADEAGTPPLLQFDFGSAICNLAIFLGVLAILSKFVWPVLLGGLKAREEKIFGELEQAAKANAEAKALLDDYQSKIDEASTKVQTMLADARKDSETAGQKIVDEAKAEADRQRVRAISDIETAKKVALSDLAGQTSDMAINVAKAIVGRELNSGDHAELIRQSLERLPSNN, from the coding sequence ATGTTGTCCGCTATGGGACGTCTGCTCGTCGTGATGTCGTTGTTTTTGTTCGTGTCGTTGCCCTCGCCGCCGGCAAATGCCGACGATGCTGTGAAGACAGCGGAGGCTGATCACGATCACGATGGTCATGACCATGATGGACACGATCTCGCCAACCATGATCACGACGATGGCTCGGTGGCCAACGCCGGTCACGACTCGCATGCTGACGAAGCGGGGACGCCTCCGCTTTTGCAGTTTGACTTCGGTTCGGCAATCTGCAACTTGGCGATCTTTCTTGGCGTTTTGGCAATCCTGTCGAAATTCGTATGGCCCGTGCTCCTTGGTGGGTTGAAGGCTCGCGAAGAGAAAATCTTCGGCGAATTGGAACAGGCCGCCAAGGCCAACGCGGAAGCGAAAGCACTCTTGGACGACTACCAGTCCAAGATCGACGAAGCGTCGACCAAGGTCCAAACGATGCTTGCTGACGCTCGCAAAGATTCGGAAACGGCGGGACAAAAGATCGTTGATGAAGCGAAAGCAGAAGCGGACCGGCAACGTGTCCGCGCAATCAGTGATATCGAAACAGCGAAGAAAGTAGCGTTGTCCGACTTGGCTGGCCAAACGTCGGACATGGCGATCAACGTTGCCAAAGCGATCGTTGGACGCGAGCTGAATTCAGGCGATCACGCAGAACTGATTCGTCAGTCGCTCGAGCGTCTCCCCAGCAACAACTAA
- the atpH gene encoding ATP synthase F1 subunit delta — protein MTENVKHDTVLDTGAEQLGKTYARALIAAAKGQGDGVADTIVGQLSMIVDEYLAGSPQLQSAFASPRVSQAEKFRIIDRVFADELHPTLLRFLKVMATRDRLGYVGAVRNAADKIFDDMMGRVVASVRTAVPLDDQTRSQIVDRLGSVMNAQIKLNESVDPELVGGMVIRIGDRVFDSSVQNRLNKLATKARQGFSSQILERFSQFTSE, from the coding sequence ATGACTGAAAACGTCAAACACGATACGGTGCTCGACACCGGCGCCGAACAGCTAGGAAAAACCTATGCTCGGGCGCTGATCGCGGCCGCGAAGGGCCAAGGCGATGGAGTTGCCGATACGATCGTCGGTCAATTGTCCATGATTGTGGACGAATACTTGGCAGGCAGCCCCCAACTACAATCTGCGTTTGCATCGCCTCGTGTCAGCCAGGCAGAAAAGTTTCGCATCATCGACCGTGTCTTTGCTGACGAACTTCATCCGACGCTGTTACGTTTTTTGAAAGTCATGGCAACCCGAGATCGACTCGGGTACGTCGGTGCCGTTCGCAACGCCGCGGACAAAATTTTTGACGACATGATGGGACGTGTGGTGGCATCGGTCCGAACCGCAGTCCCATTAGATGACCAAACGCGTTCGCAAATCGTTGATCGTCTTGGCTCGGTGATGAATGCCCAGATCAAGCTGAACGAATCGGTCGATCCCGAACTGGTCGGCGGTATGGTGATTCGCATCGGAGACAGGGTTTTTGACAGCAGCGTTCAGAACCGATTGAATAAATTGGCGACGAAAGCTCGACAAGGTTTTTCGAGTCAGATACTCGAACGTTTTTCGCAGTTCACGTCCGAGTGA
- the atpA gene encoding F0F1 ATP synthase subunit alpha, with translation MKFSSDEIASVLQQEIEQFDNKTDVREVGTVLEVGDGIARVYGLSGVMAGEMVEFRNGAIGLAFNLEENSVGVIILGNYLTIEEGEEVKALGTLLSVPAGDAVVGRVLDPLGNPLDGKGPVQTDITRPVEIIATGVAERQPVTEPMQTGVKAIDAMTPIGRGQRELIIGDRKTGKTAIAIDAIINQKGKGVKCFYVAIGQKDSAVASIVDVLERNGAMEYTTIIVAGASSPAPMQYVAPYAGTAMAEQFMFNGGHALIVYDDLSKQATAYRQMSLLMRRPPGREAYPGDVFYCHSRLLERSAKLSDALGGGSITSLPIIETLEGEVSAYIPTNVISITDGQIYLQPDLFFAGIRPAMNAGISVSRVGGAAQVKAMKKVAGGLRLDLAAFRALEAFAQLGTDLDAATQSQLDRGYRMVELLKQPQYRPMGVTEQVLSLYAGTRGFLDDVPVKAVSQWEIDFLQFAQDKHPALISMLEEKMDLTDEVTAKIEACIKDFKSGYKPVESAI, from the coding sequence ATGAAATTTAGCAGCGACGAAATTGCTTCGGTTTTGCAACAAGAAATCGAACAGTTCGATAACAAGACGGACGTCCGCGAAGTCGGTACCGTTCTGGAAGTCGGTGACGGTATCGCTCGCGTGTACGGGCTATCGGGCGTCATGGCCGGCGAGATGGTTGAATTCCGAAACGGTGCGATTGGGCTGGCCTTCAACCTGGAAGAAAACTCCGTCGGAGTCATCATTCTTGGCAACTACCTGACTATCGAAGAGGGTGAAGAAGTCAAAGCCCTCGGCACGTTGCTGTCGGTGCCGGCCGGCGACGCAGTCGTTGGTCGCGTGCTTGATCCGCTGGGCAACCCGCTCGACGGCAAAGGTCCGGTTCAAACCGATATCACTCGCCCTGTTGAAATCATTGCGACCGGTGTTGCAGAACGCCAACCGGTCACCGAGCCGATGCAAACAGGTGTCAAGGCGATCGACGCCATGACACCAATCGGACGGGGTCAACGCGAACTGATTATCGGTGACCGCAAGACGGGCAAGACCGCCATCGCCATCGATGCAATCATCAACCAAAAAGGGAAGGGCGTTAAGTGCTTCTATGTTGCCATCGGCCAAAAAGACTCGGCCGTTGCCAGTATCGTTGACGTTCTTGAGCGAAACGGGGCGATGGAATACACGACGATCATCGTCGCGGGTGCGTCGTCGCCAGCTCCGATGCAGTACGTTGCACCTTACGCCGGAACCGCCATGGCGGAACAGTTCATGTTCAACGGCGGCCACGCGTTGATCGTTTATGATGACTTGTCGAAGCAAGCGACTGCTTACCGACAAATGAGCTTGTTGATGCGTCGCCCACCAGGCCGCGAAGCTTACCCTGGTGACGTGTTTTACTGTCACAGTCGATTGCTCGAACGTTCGGCCAAGTTGTCGGACGCACTCGGCGGCGGATCGATCACCAGCTTGCCCATCATCGAAACGCTCGAAGGTGAAGTTTCGGCTTATATCCCGACGAACGTGATTTCGATCACGGACGGACAGATCTATCTGCAACCCGACTTGTTCTTTGCCGGGATTCGTCCTGCGATGAACGCCGGTATTTCGGTTTCTCGCGTCGGTGGTGCAGCTCAAGTCAAAGCGATGAAGAAGGTCGCCGGCGGTTTGCGTTTGGACTTGGCGGCTTTCCGTGCATTGGAAGCGTTTGCCCAATTGGGCACAGACCTAGACGCCGCGACTCAATCGCAACTCGATCGCGGTTACCGAATGGTAGAACTGCTCAAGCAGCCTCAATACCGACCGATGGGCGTCACCGAACAAGTGCTCAGCCTGTATGCCGGTACCCGCGGCTTCTTGGATGATGTGCCGGTCAAGGCAGTTTCGCAATGGGAAATTGATTTCCTTCAGTTTGCCCAAGACAAACACCCCGCGTTGATTTCAATGTTGGAAGAGAAAATGGACCTGACCGATGAAGTCACCGCAAAAATCGAGGCCTGCATCAAGGACTTCAAGAGCGGTTACAAACCCGTCGAATCGGCTATCTAG
- the atpG gene encoding ATP synthase F1 subunit gamma, translating to MANARALDKRRKSIRNIRKITRTMELIATARYKKAMDRAAAVTAYTDRLSQIVASLAAAGTEVQHPLLEKRDNPKAVRVLVLSSNRGLCGGYNASVLRTTMPLIKELQSSIGNVDIDVCGKRGINGLKFRGVKTDQTYQQFEDQPAYAEVEKIADRYLEQYISGDIDRLDIVYTRFISTSRQIATVQTLLPLGSLSDDDADAAPMTGGHNKEYEFLPSAESILEEVVPTSFKAKLFKCFLDSAVSEQVARMIAMKGATESAGDMIKQLSMTYNRARQSQITGEIMEIIGGVEALEG from the coding sequence ATGGCCAACGCTCGCGCCCTTGATAAACGTCGAAAATCGATCCGCAACATCCGCAAGATCACGCGGACGATGGAGTTGATTGCGACGGCTCGCTATAAAAAAGCGATGGACCGTGCCGCGGCGGTGACCGCTTACACAGATCGGCTTTCGCAAATCGTCGCCAGCTTGGCAGCGGCGGGGACGGAAGTGCAGCACCCGCTGTTGGAAAAACGCGATAACCCGAAAGCTGTTCGGGTCCTGGTGTTGTCCAGTAATCGAGGCCTGTGCGGTGGTTACAACGCAAGTGTTCTTCGAACCACGATGCCGCTGATTAAGGAACTGCAAAGTTCGATCGGCAACGTCGATATCGATGTCTGCGGTAAACGAGGCATCAACGGATTGAAGTTCCGCGGTGTCAAAACGGATCAAACTTATCAGCAATTCGAAGACCAACCGGCCTATGCCGAAGTCGAGAAGATCGCCGATCGTTATCTGGAACAGTACATCTCGGGCGACATCGATCGCCTGGACATCGTTTACACCAGATTCATCAGCACCAGTCGGCAGATCGCGACGGTACAAACGCTGCTTCCCCTGGGTTCATTGTCGGATGACGATGCGGACGCCGCACCAATGACCGGCGGCCATAACAAGGAATACGAATTCCTGCCGTCCGCCGAAAGCATTTTAGAAGAAGTGGTCCCGACCAGCTTCAAGGCTAAGTTGTTCAAGTGCTTCTTGGATTCAGCCGTCAGCGAGCAGGTTGCACGGATGATCGCCATGAAGGGCGCCACCGAGAGTGCTGGCGACATGATCAAACAGTTGTCGATGACTTACAACCGAGCTCGCCAAAGTCAAATCACAGGCGAGATCATGGAAATCATCGGTGGCGTGGAAGCTCTCGAAGGATAG
- the atpD gene encoding F0F1 ATP synthase subunit beta: MSIATENGVGRVTQVIGSTFDVEFPEGKLPPIYNAVTINSEHKGITIRLTGEVQQHLGGGRVRAIALGSTEGMMRGMDVVDTGRPVTVPVGQATLGRVFNVLGETIDGRGPVEAEDYRPIHRQAPAVNELSTNTEVFETGIKVVDLLTPFVRGGKAGLFGGAGLGKTVILTEMIARIASAHGGYSVFAGVGERTREGTDLWLEMQEAVIGDTGRKVIEQTCMVFGQMNEPPGSRLRVALSALTMAEFFRDSTGADTLLFVDNIFRFSQAGSEVSALLGRMPSAVGYQPTLATEMGALQERITSTKNGAITSVQAVYVPADDPTDPAPATAFGQLDAFIYLERSISEKGIYPAIDPLASNSRILDPQYVGDRHYAIARRVQTILQRYRELQDIIAILGVDELSEEDKMIVHRARRIERFMSQPFLVAEVFTGKKGEITSLADTIRSFEEICDGKWDHLREQAFMYVGAIEQAEAQDKKMAEKEKAK; this comes from the coding sequence ATGTCCATCGCAACTGAAAATGGTGTCGGCCGCGTAACTCAGGTCATCGGGTCGACCTTCGACGTCGAATTCCCCGAAGGCAAGTTGCCGCCGATCTACAACGCGGTCACGATCAATTCCGAGCACAAAGGCATTACGATCCGATTGACGGGTGAAGTGCAACAGCACCTCGGCGGCGGTCGCGTTCGTGCGATCGCGTTGGGCAGTACCGAAGGCATGATGCGTGGAATGGACGTTGTCGACACGGGCCGACCAGTGACCGTGCCAGTCGGTCAAGCGACTCTCGGCCGCGTTTTCAATGTTCTTGGCGAAACCATCGACGGCCGTGGCCCAGTCGAGGCCGAAGACTATCGCCCGATCCACCGCCAAGCTCCTGCGGTCAACGAACTGTCGACGAACACCGAAGTGTTCGAGACGGGCATCAAAGTTGTCGACCTCCTGACTCCGTTTGTTCGCGGTGGGAAAGCGGGTTTGTTCGGCGGTGCGGGACTGGGCAAGACGGTTATTTTGACCGAGATGATCGCCCGGATCGCAAGTGCGCATGGTGGTTACTCGGTGTTCGCCGGTGTGGGTGAACGTACCCGTGAAGGCACCGACCTTTGGTTGGAAATGCAAGAAGCGGTCATCGGCGATACCGGCCGCAAAGTTATCGAACAAACATGCATGGTGTTCGGTCAAATGAACGAGCCACCAGGGTCGCGTCTTCGTGTTGCTCTTTCGGCACTGACGATGGCTGAATTCTTCCGTGATTCGACAGGTGCCGACACGTTGTTGTTCGTGGACAACATTTTCCGCTTCTCACAAGCCGGTTCGGAAGTTTCGGCATTGTTGGGCCGGATGCCTTCGGCCGTGGGTTACCAACCCACGCTTGCGACCGAGATGGGAGCCCTGCAAGAGCGAATCACATCGACCAAGAACGGGGCTATCACATCGGTGCAAGCCGTTTATGTTCCGGCCGATGATCCGACCGACCCAGCACCGGCAACGGCGTTCGGACAATTGGACGCGTTCATTTACTTGGAACGATCGATTTCGGAAAAAGGTATTTACCCGGCCATCGACCCGTTGGCTTCGAACTCGCGGATCTTGGATCCCCAGTACGTCGGCGATCGTCACTATGCGATCGCACGTCGGGTCCAAACGATTCTTCAACGATACCGCGAACTGCAAGACATCATCGCGATTCTCGGTGTGGATGAATTGAGCGAAGAAGACAAGATGATCGTTCACCGTGCACGCCGCATCGAACGGTTCATGTCACAACCATTCTTGGTCGCCGAAGTCTTCACCGGCAAGAAGGGTGAAATCACCTCGTTGGCAGACACCATTCGCAGCTTTGAAGAAATTTGCGACGGCAAGTGGGATCACTTGCGAGAACAAGCATTCATGTACGTCGGTGCGATCGAGCAAGCCGAAGCACAGGACAAGAAGATGGCCGAGAAAGAAAAGGCGAAGTAA
- the atpC gene encoding ATP synthase F1 subunit epsilon translates to MASLRCVVVTPEKTALNREADYISLPMDDGELGVLKGRAPMIGRLGFGTLRLQTAAGPERYYVDGGFAQVEDNVVNILTGKLIPVDLIDNDKAREELNEARTLPSSKLEDMAIKQLAIRKARGKVRASS, encoded by the coding sequence ATGGCATCCCTTCGCTGCGTCGTTGTGACGCCCGAAAAAACCGCGCTCAACCGCGAAGCCGACTACATCTCGTTGCCGATGGACGACGGTGAATTGGGCGTTTTGAAAGGCAGAGCTCCGATGATTGGTCGGCTCGGATTCGGAACGCTGCGTCTGCAAACGGCCGCCGGCCCTGAACGCTACTACGTTGACGGTGGCTTTGCGCAAGTCGAAGATAACGTCGTCAATATCCTGACCGGGAAACTGATCCCGGTGGATTTGATCGACAACGACAAGGCTCGCGAAGAACTCAACGAAGCGCGAACGTTGCCGAGTTCGAAACTGGAAGACATGGCGATCAAGCAACTAGCGATCCGAAAAGCACGCGGCAAAGTGCGGGCTTCAAGCTAG
- a CDS encoding MlaD family protein, with product MDENKLKFGVGVLVISSIGVGIILTFLFGAFPSAFNNDYALNVVFESAEGIGLNTAVYRDGVPIGRVSGIELRPEGGVLVTLAMKSDQRLNHHYVPQIGSGNFVTGDSKLEFVRTEMNKLPLKIQQDLQLLEEPFSDGEFLEYGSKTPSLFEMQNGIQSSVDAIQMAAQSIASAGDSVNQLAMEVRQVVGGTDGRIDAVSQEAVKALEEFQGAIQDARAIIGNPETRADLEASIAELPVLLNDARQTLEVTQETFKSFERVGNQFERVGQVAEETVNTAKKTVEGASGVIGNAEKTFANLEQFTAPLANRGDELVEEVLQTLGSVERTLSQVETFAGSLNNSNGTVKRLLEDDELYYQIRRTVENIEMATARIRPIMDDVRVFTDKIARDPRELGVRGALGKRPSGSGLK from the coding sequence ATGGACGAGAACAAACTTAAATTCGGCGTCGGCGTTCTGGTGATCTCATCGATCGGGGTCGGCATCATCTTGACGTTTTTGTTTGGCGCTTTTCCGAGCGCCTTCAACAATGACTATGCGCTCAATGTTGTGTTCGAATCGGCCGAAGGCATTGGGCTGAACACGGCCGTCTATCGAGACGGTGTTCCCATCGGCCGCGTGTCCGGTATCGAGCTTCGGCCCGAAGGTGGCGTATTGGTGACGCTTGCGATGAAGAGTGATCAACGTTTGAACCATCACTACGTTCCCCAAATCGGGTCCGGCAACTTCGTCACGGGCGACTCCAAATTGGAGTTCGTTCGCACCGAAATGAATAAATTGCCGCTCAAAATCCAACAGGATCTGCAACTGCTCGAAGAACCGTTTTCGGATGGTGAGTTTTTGGAGTACGGCAGCAAGACACCGAGTCTGTTCGAAATGCAGAACGGAATTCAATCCAGCGTCGATGCGATCCAGATGGCCGCACAGTCGATCGCTTCGGCCGGCGACAGCGTCAATCAATTGGCGATGGAGGTTCGCCAGGTCGTCGGCGGAACCGACGGCAGGATCGATGCGGTTTCGCAAGAAGCCGTCAAAGCGCTCGAAGAATTTCAGGGCGCGATTCAAGACGCACGCGCCATCATCGGAAATCCCGAAACGCGGGCCGACTTGGAAGCGTCGATCGCCGAGTTGCCGGTGCTGCTAAATGATGCGCGTCAGACGCTGGAAGTCACGCAGGAAACTTTCAAGAGCTTCGAACGTGTTGGCAATCAATTCGAGCGTGTCGGCCAGGTGGCGGAAGAAACCGTGAATACTGCCAAGAAGACGGTCGAAGGGGCAAGCGGTGTGATCGGTAACGCAGAGAAAACGTTCGCCAATTTGGAACAGTTCACCGCACCGCTGGCCAATCGGGGTGATGAGTTGGTCGAAGAAGTGCTGCAAACCCTGGGGTCGGTGGAACGGACGCTCAGTCAAGTCGAAACGTTTGCCGGATCGCTGAACAACAGCAACGGAACGGTCAAGCGCCTGCTTGAAGACGACGAGCTCTACTACCAGATCCGACGAACCGTCGAAAATATCGAGATGGCAACGGCACGGATCCGCCCGATCATGGACGATGTGAGAGTGTTTACCGACAAGATCGCACGCGATCCAAGGGAACTCGGGGTCCGAGGTGCGCTTGGCAAACGCCCCAGCGGTTCCGGTTTGAAATGA
- a CDS encoding ABC transporter ATP-binding protein, with translation MSQHSHESDNSEGELAVVDNLIDVDRVSVQFGTQWILRDISLSIARGQTISIIGESGCGKTVFMKTLVGLITPTIGTVAFDGLTLNQLSHSQLATVRSRIGFVFQNAALFDSMSIFDNVAFPLRQNDASVGEAEVRDRVMQHLAEVGLPKDVTRKRPAELSGGMRKRVGLARALILRPDLLVYDEPTTGLDPIMSDVINELILDTRRRYPVTSVVVTHDMHTARKVSDRVLMFYPRRRLGEHDSQILFDGSPSDLEHAVDHRVRQFVRGEAGERLSEMAQGLED, from the coding sequence ATGAGCCAGCACTCCCATGAAAGCGACAATAGCGAAGGTGAATTGGCAGTGGTCGACAACCTGATCGATGTGGATCGTGTTTCCGTTCAGTTCGGTACCCAGTGGATTCTTCGCGACATTAGCTTGTCGATTGCCCGAGGGCAAACCATTTCGATCATTGGCGAAAGCGGGTGCGGGAAAACGGTTTTTATGAAAACCTTGGTCGGGTTGATCACCCCGACGATCGGGACGGTCGCCTTCGACGGGCTGACGCTGAACCAACTGAGTCATTCCCAGTTGGCCACCGTGCGAAGTCGCATCGGTTTCGTCTTTCAAAACGCGGCGCTGTTTGACAGCATGTCCATCTTTGACAACGTTGCGTTTCCGCTTCGGCAAAATGACGCGTCCGTCGGTGAGGCGGAGGTCCGTGATCGTGTGATGCAACACCTTGCCGAAGTCGGTTTGCCAAAGGACGTGACTCGTAAACGCCCAGCCGAATTGTCGGGCGGTATGCGAAAGCGAGTCGGGTTGGCGCGTGCGCTGATTTTGCGTCCCGATCTCTTGGTTTACGACGAGCCGACAACCGGATTGGATCCGATCATGAGCGACGTGATCAATGAACTGATCTTGGATACGCGTCGGCGATACCCAGTCACCAGTGTCGTGGTAACACACGACATGCACACGGCGCGCAAAGTATCCGATCGGGTGCTGATGTTCTATCCGCGTCGTCGTTTGGGTGAACATGATTCGCAAATTCTCTTTGACGGTTCACCGAGTGATCTCGAACATGCCGTTGACCATCGAGTCCGGCAATTCGTCCGTGGCGAAGCGGGCGAACGACTCAGCGAAATGGCGCAGGGGTTAGAAGACTAA